One region of Hoeflea sp. 108 genomic DNA includes:
- a CDS encoding ABC transporter permease, translating into MMSTATLPSPRPGTLKRLVERYPFLPALVIAFVLLALNGLYQPRSVSFTGITGLTKTYLALMMLAIAQTYVVYAGDIDLSAGAIVSLVNVVIVVMMEKMGGTGFSVAAALVVGLLTGLACGIVNGIVVAALRLQAIVATFATSIFFTGLALYVMPVAGTPAPATFWRTYGGRFFDIPFVYFAVVLLAIVLYVLARTRLATQLLAVGDDAQAAFQSGLPVTKIRIQGYALCGLFAALAAFCITGDTASGDPLVGGKMTLFSVAAVVLGGSALSGGFGTVVGSIIGALIIGLINSLVFFVGTPSEWQNLVQGLAILVALMAGVLVGRRARA; encoded by the coding sequence GTGATGTCGACCGCGACCCTTCCTTCCCCCCGACCGGGCACGCTGAAGCGCCTTGTCGAGCGTTATCCGTTTCTGCCAGCACTTGTCATCGCGTTCGTGCTTCTGGCGCTCAACGGCCTCTACCAGCCACGCAGCGTGAGCTTCACCGGCATCACCGGCCTGACCAAGACCTATCTGGCGCTGATGATGCTGGCCATCGCCCAGACCTATGTCGTCTATGCGGGCGACATCGACCTCTCGGCCGGCGCCATCGTCTCGTTGGTCAACGTCGTCATCGTGGTGATGATGGAAAAGATGGGGGGCACCGGCTTCTCGGTCGCCGCGGCCCTCGTCGTCGGGCTGCTGACGGGGCTTGCATGCGGCATCGTCAACGGCATCGTGGTGGCGGCGCTCAGGCTGCAGGCCATCGTCGCCACCTTCGCCACCAGTATCTTCTTCACAGGGCTCGCGCTCTACGTCATGCCGGTGGCCGGAACGCCGGCGCCCGCCACGTTCTGGCGCACCTATGGCGGCCGCTTCTTCGACATCCCCTTCGTCTACTTCGCCGTCGTGTTGCTGGCCATCGTACTCTATGTGCTCGCCCGCACCCGCCTCGCCACCCAGCTTCTCGCCGTCGGCGACGATGCGCAGGCTGCGTTCCAGAGTGGCCTGCCGGTGACGAAAATCCGCATACAGGGTTACGCACTGTGCGGCCTGTTCGCAGCCCTCGCCGCCTTCTGCATCACCGGCGACACCGCCAGCGGCGACCCGCTCGTCGGCGGCAAGATGACCCTGTTCTCGGTGGCAGCCGTGGTGCTCGGCGGCAGCGCGCTGTCGGGCGGCTTCGGTACCGTCGTCGGCTCGATCATCGGCGCACTCATCATCGGCCTCATCAACTCGCTCGTCTTCTTCGTCGGCACGCCATCGGAATGGCAGAACCTGGTCCAGGGCCTCGCCATCCTGGTGGCGCTGATGGCGGGCGTCCTCGTCGGACGGAGGGCACGCGCATGA
- a CDS encoding ABC transporter substrate-binding protein, translated as MRKFATLALTTVAALAVSAFSTQAETFKIGLSNGWVGSEWRTQMIEQAQAAAAAWKEKGVDVEVVVQSANVDVPGQIAHVRNFISEGVNAIIINPNSPTAFDPVFAQAKEAGILVIATDAEVSSPDATYVGIDQKAWGAAGAKWLAETLGGKGNVVAINGVAGHPANEMRVAGYKEVFGQYPDIKIVNEVNANWDQAQGQQAMQNLLATNPDINGVWVQDGMAAGAWKSIIDAKKQSSIAATGEIRKDFIDIWVKDKLNSGASVNPPGVMASALNVAVLMLQKKELKEPATAGQYKNAMYLPIPFIDNKNVEQVAKDLEGKPGYFSYTSQLSIEDAEKLFK; from the coding sequence ATGAGGAAATTTGCAACGTTGGCGTTGACCACGGTGGCAGCGCTCGCCGTTTCGGCGTTTTCGACCCAGGCCGAGACCTTCAAGATCGGCCTCAGCAATGGCTGGGTCGGCTCCGAATGGCGCACCCAGATGATCGAGCAGGCCCAGGCCGCCGCGGCCGCCTGGAAGGAAAAAGGCGTCGACGTCGAAGTCGTGGTGCAGAGCGCCAATGTCGACGTGCCCGGCCAGATCGCGCATGTCCGCAACTTCATCTCCGAGGGCGTCAACGCCATCATCATCAACCCCAACAGCCCGACGGCGTTCGACCCGGTCTTCGCCCAGGCCAAGGAAGCCGGCATCCTCGTCATCGCCACCGACGCCGAAGTGTCGTCGCCCGACGCCACCTATGTCGGCATCGACCAGAAGGCATGGGGTGCCGCAGGCGCCAAGTGGCTGGCCGAGACGCTCGGCGGCAAGGGCAACGTGGTTGCGATCAACGGCGTCGCCGGCCACCCGGCCAACGAGATGCGCGTCGCCGGCTACAAGGAAGTGTTCGGCCAGTATCCTGACATCAAGATCGTCAACGAAGTGAACGCCAACTGGGATCAGGCGCAGGGCCAGCAGGCCATGCAGAACCTGCTTGCCACCAACCCGGACATCAACGGCGTCTGGGTGCAGGACGGCATGGCAGCGGGCGCCTGGAAGTCGATCATCGACGCCAAGAAGCAGTCGTCGATCGCCGCAACCGGTGAAATCCGCAAGGACTTCATCGACATCTGGGTCAAGGACAAGCTGAACTCGGGCGCTTCGGTGAACCCTCCCGGCGTCATGGCCTCGGCACTCAACGTCGCCGTGCTGATGCTGCAGAAGAAGGAACTGAAGGAGCCGGCAACGGCGGGCCAGTACAAGAACGCCATGTACCTGCCGATCCCCTTCATCGACAACAAGAATGTCGAGCAGGTCGCCAAGGACCTCGAAGGCAAGCCGGGCTACTTCTCCTACACCAGCCAGCTTTCGATCGAAGACGCCGAGAAGCTCTTCAAGTAA
- a CDS encoding EB domain-containing protein, translating into MLRCRDGAMLAHLAGAVALLRRGFAVFPATLALFAVLGSVAPVSAQDRQIFHPGATAVTGFSGAGASAEHAASKFIDPSGASLRVFDLSSLGGPGGDQVADGGKPFEVVAGQVGQVFGLAFDDGLRDGNPSGMPDLYVAATSLYGVRIVGRDAKGQPQPQQRGAPGAAFMSGQFGEEGGGGPGTIWRIDGLTGAVSKFADIGTNSGPAIGNIAFDPAHRQFFASDLDTGQIHRIDMSGALVESFDHGAVARPKAGLTPVKDDGKRMEISSPAFDSDDPATWAYTQAERRVWGVALNGGRLFYAVGDKAEIWSVGIGDGGKLAEDARREFVVKADSDLPVTDIAFDDKGDMYLAQRGKAGNAAAGKAEVLRYSRDGSGAWVPVPVASAAGPAAGGVALQYGYDPQGRFDRASCFGSIAATGEETASGGAGVVLMEPAKGGASANSRFVRLGATSAKVGDVAVWHPCEGPASAQAPTAATGVAVATAPIAGALAEAVGKPSAALQVELTGDAICQIGKPCSFVIKITNPASAPLEGPVRFGDAIAADGIGRLKDVSITSIDPPLDCKPLDARLPLSCTGGGGLGGGGSSTHKMTVVIAAAALGGAVSPISAQNCFAAVPPDTTVAGLAGGAAAPGGPGGGGPFACHRFTIEIPKDGGGQCKLLPGQIRKEGRCICRKGTSLVDGKCAPAKQPACRVSGQVRNADGRCACPRGTQAVSGACRKPPRSCPAGTTSTNGRCVPDSTNGGCIAGEIFVNGQCMIVEGCPSGMVGQFPNCRPVPRTLHTPSNDSDRPDSPGRQGGGRGGASGPGTNNP; encoded by the coding sequence ATGTTGCGGTGTCGTGACGGAGCCATGCTCGCGCATCTGGCCGGCGCCGTGGCCCTGTTGCGCCGTGGCTTTGCCGTTTTCCCGGCGACACTGGCCCTGTTCGCCGTCCTTGGCAGCGTCGCGCCGGTTTCGGCCCAGGACAGACAGATTTTTCACCCCGGCGCTACCGCCGTTACTGGCTTTTCAGGTGCAGGGGCTTCAGCCGAGCACGCGGCGAGCAAGTTCATCGATCCCAGCGGCGCAAGCCTGCGCGTTTTCGATTTGTCTTCGCTCGGTGGTCCAGGGGGCGACCAGGTGGCCGATGGCGGCAAGCCGTTCGAGGTCGTTGCCGGCCAGGTGGGCCAGGTGTTCGGGCTCGCCTTCGACGATGGCCTGCGCGATGGAAATCCTTCCGGCATGCCCGATCTCTACGTGGCGGCGACCTCGCTCTACGGTGTCCGCATTGTCGGCAGGGACGCCAAGGGCCAACCTCAACCGCAGCAGCGCGGTGCGCCCGGCGCTGCCTTCATGTCCGGCCAGTTCGGCGAAGAGGGTGGCGGCGGGCCCGGCACCATCTGGCGCATCGACGGGTTGACCGGCGCGGTTTCGAAATTCGCCGACATCGGCACCAATAGCGGGCCTGCGATCGGCAACATCGCCTTCGACCCGGCGCATCGGCAATTCTTCGCTTCCGATCTCGACACCGGCCAGATCCATCGCATCGACATGTCCGGTGCCCTGGTCGAGAGCTTCGACCATGGTGCTGTCGCCCGTCCAAAAGCCGGGCTGACCCCGGTCAAGGATGACGGCAAGCGGATGGAGATTTCTTCTCCGGCATTCGACAGCGACGACCCGGCGACTTGGGCCTACACGCAAGCCGAGCGCCGCGTCTGGGGCGTCGCCTTGAATGGCGGGCGGCTCTTCTATGCAGTCGGTGACAAGGCGGAGATCTGGTCGGTCGGCATCGGCGACGGCGGCAAGCTCGCTGAAGACGCACGCCGCGAGTTCGTCGTCAAGGCGGACAGCGACCTGCCGGTCACCGACATTGCCTTCGACGACAAGGGCGACATGTATCTCGCCCAGCGTGGCAAGGCCGGCAATGCTGCGGCCGGCAAGGCGGAGGTGCTGCGCTACAGCCGCGATGGTAGCGGTGCTTGGGTCCCTGTTCCGGTGGCAAGCGCTGCCGGCCCGGCGGCGGGCGGCGTTGCCCTGCAATATGGCTATGACCCGCAGGGACGTTTCGACCGCGCTTCCTGTTTCGGCTCCATTGCGGCAACAGGTGAGGAGACGGCCTCAGGTGGAGCTGGTGTCGTGTTGATGGAGCCGGCCAAAGGCGGGGCCTCTGCCAACTCCCGCTTCGTTCGCCTGGGCGCCACTTCGGCAAAGGTCGGCGACGTCGCGGTCTGGCATCCCTGCGAGGGGCCCGCGAGCGCGCAGGCCCCGACGGCCGCAACCGGGGTCGCCGTGGCAACCGCTCCGATTGCCGGCGCGCTTGCCGAGGCGGTCGGCAAGCCTTCGGCCGCCCTGCAGGTCGAACTGACCGGCGATGCCATCTGCCAGATCGGCAAGCCCTGCAGCTTCGTGATCAAGATAACCAATCCCGCCTCGGCTCCGCTCGAAGGCCCTGTCCGTTTCGGCGACGCCATCGCCGCCGACGGCATCGGTCGATTGAAGGATGTGTCCATCACTTCCATTGATCCGCCGCTGGATTGCAAGCCGCTGGATGCCAGGCTGCCGCTGTCCTGCACCGGTGGAGGTGGGCTTGGCGGCGGTGGTAGCAGTACGCACAAGATGACGGTCGTCATCGCCGCCGCTGCGTTGGGCGGGGCGGTGTCGCCCATCTCCGCCCAGAACTGCTTTGCTGCCGTGCCGCCCGATACGACGGTTGCCGGCCTCGCCGGAGGCGCTGCGGCCCCTGGCGGTCCCGGCGGAGGCGGGCCCTTTGCTTGCCACCGTTTCACCATCGAGATTCCGAAGGACGGTGGCGGCCAGTGCAAGCTGCTGCCGGGCCAGATCCGCAAGGAGGGCCGCTGCATCTGTCGGAAGGGAACGTCGCTCGTGGACGGCAAGTGCGCGCCGGCCAAGCAGCCCGCATGCAGGGTCTCGGGCCAGGTCCGCAACGCCGATGGCCGCTGCGCCTGCCCGCGTGGCACCCAGGCGGTCAGCGGCGCGTGTCGCAAGCCGCCGCGCAGCTGTCCGGCCGGCACGACGTCGACCAATGGCCGCTGCGTGCCCGACAGCACCAATGGCGGCTGCATCGCCGGCGAGATCTTCGTCAACGGACAATGCATGATCGTCGAGGGCTGTCCGAGCGGCATGGTGGGGCAGTTCCCCAACTGCCGGCCCGTACCCCGTACGCTGCATACACCCTCCAACGACAGCGACCGGCCTGACTCCCCCGGACGCCAAGGGGGTGGCCGCGGCGGCGCGAGCGGGCCGGGCACTAACAATCCGTAG
- the rpe gene encoding ribulose-phosphate 3-epimerase, producing the protein MSNKTLIAPSVLSSDFSKLGDEVEAIVAAGADWIHLDVMDGHFVPNITFGPPVIKAIRGRTDKVFDCHLMITPADPYLAAFADAGCDIITVHAEAGPHLDRSLQTIRNLGKKAGVSLNPSTPESVIEYVLDRLDLVLLMTVNPGFGGQAFIPAVIDKVRRVKAMIGSRPIDIEIDGGVTPETAPLVTAAGANVLVAGNAVFKGGPSAYAANIEAIRAAADKAAV; encoded by the coding sequence GTGAGCAACAAAACCCTGATTGCGCCCTCGGTGCTGTCGTCCGATTTCTCCAAGCTCGGTGACGAGGTCGAGGCCATCGTCGCCGCCGGCGCCGACTGGATCCATCTCGACGTCATGGATGGCCATTTCGTCCCCAACATCACCTTCGGCCCGCCCGTCATCAAGGCGATCCGCGGCCGCACCGACAAGGTGTTCGACTGCCACCTGATGATCACCCCTGCGGATCCGTATCTGGCGGCCTTCGCCGATGCCGGTTGCGATATCATCACCGTGCATGCCGAGGCCGGTCCGCATCTCGACCGCTCGCTGCAGACCATCCGCAATCTCGGCAAGAAGGCCGGCGTATCGCTCAACCCGTCGACGCCGGAATCGGTCATCGAATACGTGCTCGACCGTCTTGACCTGGTGCTGCTGATGACCGTCAACCCCGGCTTCGGCGGCCAGGCGTTCATTCCTGCTGTCATCGACAAGGTCAGGCGCGTCAAGGCGATGATCGGCAGCCGCCCGATCGACATCGAGATCGATGGCGGCGTCACGCCCGAGACCGCGCCCTTGGTCACCGCCGCCGGCGCGAACGTGCTTGTTGCCGGCAATGCCGTGTTCAAGGGCGGGCCGTCGGCTTATGCCGCGAACATCGAGGCGATCCGGGCTGCGGCCGACAAAGCTGCGGTCTGA
- a CDS encoding carbohydrate kinase family protein, whose translation MTVPALLILGNVNVDLVLGEVDGWPAVGTEVVVDRAEMRPGGSAGNTALALSGMKSPYRMIASVGNDPNGDWLSGQFDEASTAWIVEPGDTTLTVGIVHKGGDRVFFTTPGHLQRASLDDLVERLPQAPDSNAFALISGGHLMPRIEAGTIELLSALSSRGWHTAIDPGWPPAGWSEDNKRRMFDWIASADISLINAEEAKGLAGLDDLDTAVALLIERVGPGHTLVVKDGAQGAHAYGAGTHFHAASPKVEVIDTVGAGDTFNAAFLASLAKGRTLAEALARGTDIAARAISTFPRRYCGN comes from the coding sequence ATGACCGTTCCGGCCTTGCTCATCCTCGGCAACGTCAATGTCGATCTCGTGCTCGGCGAGGTCGACGGCTGGCCCGCCGTCGGCACCGAAGTGGTTGTCGACCGCGCCGAGATGCGGCCGGGCGGCTCAGCCGGCAACACCGCGCTGGCACTTTCGGGCATGAAGTCGCCCTACCGAATGATCGCTTCGGTCGGCAACGATCCCAATGGCGACTGGCTGAGCGGGCAATTCGACGAGGCATCGACGGCGTGGATCGTCGAGCCCGGCGACACGACGCTGACCGTCGGCATCGTGCACAAGGGCGGCGACCGGGTGTTCTTCACCACACCGGGCCATCTGCAACGCGCCAGCCTCGACGACCTCGTCGAGCGCCTGCCGCAGGCGCCTGATAGCAACGCCTTTGCGCTGATCTCCGGTGGGCACCTGATGCCACGGATCGAGGCCGGCACCATCGAGCTTCTGTCGGCGCTTTCCTCAAGAGGCTGGCATACGGCGATCGATCCCGGCTGGCCGCCGGCTGGGTGGAGCGAAGACAACAAGCGCCGCATGTTCGATTGGATCGCCTCAGCCGACATTTCGCTGATCAACGCAGAGGAAGCCAAGGGGCTGGCAGGGCTGGACGACCTCGATACGGCCGTCGCCCTGCTCATCGAGCGCGTCGGCCCCGGCCACACACTGGTGGTGAAGGACGGAGCGCAGGGCGCGCATGCCTATGGGGCCGGAACGCATTTCCACGCAGCATCGCCCAAGGTCGAGGTCATCGACACGGTCGGCGCCGGCGACACTTTCAACGCCGCGTTTCTGGCTTCCCTGGCCAAGGGCCGGACGCTCGCTGAGGCGCTCGCGCGGGGCACCGACATCGCCGCGCGAGCGATCTCGACCTTCCCGCGCCGCTACTGCGGCAACTGA
- a CDS encoding LacI family DNA-binding transcriptional regulator — MNDRPKIKDIAERLGVSAATVSRALSDSGLVAEPTLSRIREVAREMNYRPNVSARNLRTQRAMAVLMVVRDVGNPFYLEILKGVEATARAAGYSVLMGNTENDSDREVEYFDMLRDGHADGMILMTGKLPEREGFLASVAGGAPIVVALEEIRDAGFPHVMIDNEAAARNAIDHLIGLGHVRIAHVSGPVPEIMSIERREGYRKAMAAAGLPIPDGYEQRGDYLLHTGQHLCRALFELPEPPTAIFVANDEMAFGVIHELRRLGVDVPGEVSVVGFDDLFLSEAFYPPLTTVSQPRTDIGRAAMTMLLDLMAGGLSPRKPVMLPTTLKVRGTTAAAPK; from the coding sequence ATGAACGACCGTCCCAAGATCAAGGACATCGCCGAGCGGCTCGGCGTTTCGGCCGCCACCGTGTCGCGCGCGCTGTCCGACAGCGGGCTCGTCGCCGAGCCGACGCTCAGCCGCATTCGCGAAGTGGCGCGCGAGATGAACTACCGGCCCAATGTCAGCGCCCGCAACCTGCGCACCCAGCGCGCCATGGCGGTGCTGATGGTGGTCCGCGACGTCGGCAACCCATTCTATCTCGAGATTCTCAAGGGTGTCGAAGCCACCGCCCGCGCCGCCGGCTACTCGGTGCTGATGGGCAATACCGAAAACGACTCCGACCGCGAGGTCGAGTATTTCGACATGCTGCGCGACGGCCATGCCGACGGCATGATCCTGATGACCGGCAAGCTGCCCGAGCGTGAGGGCTTCCTCGCCTCGGTCGCAGGCGGTGCGCCCATCGTGGTGGCGCTTGAGGAAATCCGCGACGCCGGCTTCCCGCATGTCATGATCGACAACGAGGCCGCCGCCCGCAACGCCATCGATCACCTGATCGGCCTCGGCCATGTCAGGATCGCCCATGTCTCCGGCCCGGTGCCCGAAATCATGAGCATCGAGCGCCGCGAGGGCTACCGCAAGGCGATGGCCGCTGCCGGCCTGCCCATTCCCGATGGCTACGAGCAGCGCGGCGACTACCTGCTGCACACCGGCCAGCATCTGTGCCGTGCCCTGTTCGAGCTGCCGGAGCCGCCGACGGCGATCTTCGTCGCCAACGACGAAATGGCCTTCGGCGTCATCCATGAGCTGCGCCGCCTCGGCGTCGACGTGCCCGGCGAAGTGTCCGTCGTCGGCTTCGACGACCTGTTCCTAAGCGAAGCCTTCTATCCGCCGCTGACCACCGTCAGCCAGCCGCGTACCGACATCGGCCGCGCCGCCATGACCATGCTGCTCGACCTGATGGCGGGCGGGCTTTCGCCGCGGAAGCCGGTGATGCTGCCGACCACGCTCAAGGTCCGTGGCACCACGGCGGCGGCACCGAAATAA
- a CDS encoding ABC transporter permease: MTATTQTAAAPAPSPVLAFLKRPLVVALILIATLLILGEILSPGFASAQQILRLLIVAALLGIVAAGQNLVILGGREGIDLSVGGVISLSAIIAGNVMNGADSAILPAVLACMAAGAFIGLINGMGVTLLRIPPLVMTLGMLGVLQGLLVVVRNGIPSGFAAPGLSRFVTQPFLLGLPGIIWLWVAIGLLMAFMLTRTVYGHRIYAIGSNEQAAYMAGVPVKAMRISLFMLSGVFAAITGICLLGYSGSSFANVGEQYMLASIIAVVFGGTPLSGGKGGYTGTMAGALLLVILQGILTTVHIDESGRQMVFGATLLLLMLFYGRGRAMRG, from the coding sequence ATGACTGCCACCACGCAGACTGCCGCAGCCCCCGCCCCCTCGCCGGTGCTCGCCTTCCTCAAGCGGCCGCTGGTCGTGGCGCTGATCCTGATCGCCACCCTTTTGATCCTCGGCGAAATCCTGTCGCCCGGCTTCGCCTCGGCCCAGCAGATCCTGCGCCTGCTGATCGTTGCTGCCCTGCTTGGCATCGTCGCCGCCGGCCAGAACCTGGTCATCCTTGGCGGCCGCGAAGGCATCGACCTGTCGGTCGGCGGCGTCATCTCGCTCTCGGCCATCATCGCCGGCAACGTCATGAACGGCGCAGACAGCGCCATCCTGCCGGCGGTGCTGGCCTGCATGGCGGCCGGCGCCTTCATCGGCCTGATCAACGGAATGGGTGTCACGCTGCTGCGAATCCCGCCGCTGGTGATGACCTTGGGCATGCTCGGCGTTCTGCAGGGCCTTCTGGTCGTGGTCCGCAACGGCATCCCGTCGGGCTTCGCCGCACCCGGCCTGTCGCGTTTCGTCACGCAACCGTTCCTGCTCGGCCTGCCCGGCATCATCTGGCTGTGGGTGGCGATCGGGCTCTTGATGGCCTTCATGCTCACCCGCACCGTCTACGGCCACCGTATCTATGCCATCGGTTCCAACGAGCAGGCCGCCTACATGGCCGGCGTGCCGGTCAAGGCGATGCGCATTTCGCTGTTTATGCTGTCGGGCGTGTTCGCCGCCATCACCGGCATCTGCCTTCTCGGCTATTCCGGCTCGTCCTTTGCCAATGTCGGCGAGCAATACATGCTGGCCTCCATCATCGCCGTCGTCTTCGGCGGCACGCCGCTGTCGGGCGGCAAGGGCGGCTACACCGGCACCATGGCGGGCGCGCTCTTGCTGGTCATCCTGCAAGGCATTCTGACCACAGTTCATATCGACGAATCCGGCCGGCAGATGGTGTTCGGCGCCACGCTTCTGCTTTTGATGCTGTTCTACGGACGCGGAAGGGCGATGCGCGGATGA
- a CDS encoding Gfo/Idh/MocA family oxidoreductase has product MTGLPKQRLRVGFVGSGFIAEFHLKGMLGVRNVDVTGVFSRKAENRARFANRVAELGLGECTSHDSLESLVNADDVDAIWILSPNYTRLDVMRTIHAEVKAGRSKVIAVACEKPLARTVAEAREMLRLAEDAGLNHGYLENQVFCTPVIRGKDIVWRRAASTTGRPYLARAAEEHSGPHEPWFWQGDKQGGGVLSDMMCHSVEVARHLLTKPGAARKSLTIKQVSGTVATLKWSRPNYADQLRKRFGTDVDYRNRPSEDFARGTILLEDEDGNELVIEATTSWAYVGAGLRIQLELLGPEYAMEFNSLNTGLKIFMSREVKGEEGEDLVEKQNAEQGLMPVLEDEAGVYGYTDENRHMVERFRKGETPLETFHDGLAVVEILMGLYRSAEINGTVSFPAPELEDYVPVVARRGA; this is encoded by the coding sequence ATGACCGGATTGCCCAAACAACGGCTGCGCGTCGGCTTCGTCGGAAGCGGCTTCATTGCGGAATTCCACCTCAAGGGCATGCTGGGCGTGCGCAATGTCGACGTGACAGGCGTGTTCAGCCGCAAGGCCGAGAACCGCGCACGCTTTGCCAATCGCGTTGCCGAGCTCGGCCTAGGCGAATGCACCAGCCACGACAGTCTGGAATCGCTCGTCAACGCCGACGATGTCGACGCTATCTGGATCCTGTCGCCCAACTACACCCGCCTCGACGTGATGCGCACCATCCATGCCGAGGTGAAGGCCGGGCGCAGCAAGGTGATCGCGGTCGCCTGCGAAAAGCCGCTTGCCCGCACCGTCGCCGAGGCGCGCGAGATGCTGCGCCTGGCGGAAGATGCCGGCCTCAATCATGGCTATCTCGAAAACCAGGTCTTCTGCACGCCCGTCATCCGCGGCAAGGACATCGTCTGGCGCCGCGCTGCCTCGACCACGGGCCGCCCCTATCTGGCGCGCGCCGCCGAAGAACATTCAGGTCCGCACGAGCCATGGTTCTGGCAGGGCGACAAGCAGGGCGGCGGTGTGCTCTCCGACATGATGTGCCACAGCGTCGAAGTGGCCCGGCACTTGCTGACCAAGCCGGGCGCGGCGCGCAAGTCGCTGACCATCAAGCAGGTCAGCGGCACGGTCGCCACGCTGAAGTGGAGCCGGCCCAACTATGCCGACCAGCTGCGCAAGCGCTTTGGCACGGATGTCGACTACCGCAACCGCCCATCCGAGGATTTCGCCCGCGGCACCATCCTGCTCGAGGACGAGGACGGCAACGAGCTGGTGATCGAGGCCACCACCTCCTGGGCCTATGTGGGTGCGGGCCTGCGCATCCAGCTCGAACTGCTCGGGCCGGAATACGCAATGGAGTTCAACTCGCTCAACACCGGGCTCAAGATCTTCATGTCGCGCGAGGTCAAGGGCGAGGAAGGCGAGGACCTGGTCGAGAAGCAGAATGCCGAGCAGGGCCTGATGCCGGTGCTGGAGGATGAGGCCGGCGTCTACGGCTACACCGACGAGAACCGCCACATGGTCGAGCGCTTCCGCAAAGGCGAAACGCCCTTGGAAACCTTCCATGACGGCCTCGCCGTGGTCGAGATCCTGATGGGCCTCTATCGCTCGGCCGAGATCAACGGCACGGTGTCGTTCCCGGCGCCCGAGCTGGAGGACTACGTCCCCGTGGTGGCGCGCCGCGGCGCCTAA
- a CDS encoding sugar ABC transporter ATP-binding protein — MSKIELRGVSKAYGATLALRRGDLSIDAGEVHVLIGSNGSGKSTLCKILAGSVRPDGGEILIDGKPVSITGPRSARDHGIGIFYQELSLAGHRTVAENICLPDLPATRAGFVDRAALDKRAAHYIALFDTVAGEGFAAETTVENLRADQRQLVEIMKALATEAPVIIFDEPTSALDRAQVDRFFDILRDLKAQGRSIVFISHRMDEIFAIGDRVTVIRDGETVGTEKISETNPSAVIRMMVGGQDELAAGNSAPPALATIARVPALTIKGLSGKGFANVGFEVAKGEILGFGGLHGQGQSSVLRAIFGVNPIAAGEIVLDGKPFAAGSPREAIRRGCAYVSGDRGRDGVISGRPILENVTPIHYLRQKLKLARPSVLAERVKPALEALHTKFGGLSHPINSLSGGNQQKIVIARWLIDRPEVLLLDDPTKGIDLSAKADLFALIRKLAAEGMGIVLYSSEDAELLNNADRILVFNGGSVRRELTGADRTRYNLYQAAYEAA, encoded by the coding sequence ATGTCCAAAATCGAGCTCCGCGGCGTAAGCAAGGCTTACGGCGCCACCTTGGCCTTGCGCCGCGGCGACCTGTCGATCGATGCCGGCGAAGTGCATGTGCTCATCGGCTCCAACGGGTCGGGCAAAAGCACGCTGTGCAAGATCCTGGCCGGCAGCGTCCGCCCCGACGGCGGCGAGATCCTGATCGACGGCAAGCCGGTGAGCATCACCGGCCCACGCTCGGCGCGCGACCATGGCATCGGTATCTTCTACCAGGAGCTCAGCCTCGCCGGGCACCGCACGGTGGCCGAAAACATCTGCCTGCCCGACCTTCCGGCCACCCGCGCCGGCTTCGTCGACCGCGCAGCCTTGGACAAGCGCGCAGCCCATTACATCGCCCTGTTCGATACGGTCGCCGGCGAAGGCTTCGCCGCGGAGACGACGGTCGAGAACCTGCGTGCCGACCAGCGCCAGCTGGTCGAGATCATGAAGGCGCTGGCGACCGAAGCGCCCGTCATCATTTTCGACGAGCCGACCTCGGCGCTCGACCGGGCCCAGGTCGACCGCTTCTTCGACATCCTGCGCGACCTGAAGGCCCAGGGCCGCAGCATCGTCTTCATCTCGCACCGCATGGACGAAATCTTCGCCATCGGCGACCGCGTCACGGTCATCCGCGACGGTGAGACCGTCGGCACCGAAAAGATATCCGAGACCAATCCATCGGCGGTGATCCGCATGATGGTCGGCGGCCAGGACGAACTCGCCGCCGGCAATTCAGCGCCGCCCGCGTTGGCGACCATCGCCCGCGTGCCAGCACTGACGATCAAGGGACTGTCGGGCAAGGGCTTTGCCAATGTCGGCTTCGAGGTCGCCAAGGGCGAAATCCTCGGCTTCGGCGGCCTACATGGCCAGGGTCAATCGTCGGTGCTGCGCGCCATCTTCGGCGTCAATCCGATTGCGGCTGGCGAAATCGTGCTCGACGGCAAGCCCTTTGCCGCGGGCAGCCCACGCGAGGCGATCCGGCGCGGCTGCGCCTATGTCTCGGGCGACCGTGGTCGCGACGGCGTCATCTCGGGACGGCCGATCCTCGAGAACGTCACGCCGATCCACTACCTCCGCCAGAAACTGAAGCTCGCGCGCCCGTCGGTGCTGGCCGAGCGGGTGAAGCCGGCGCTTGAGGCGCTGCACACCAAGTTCGGCGGGCTGTCGCACCCGATCAATTCGCTGTCAGGCGGCAACCAGCAGAAGATCGTCATCGCACGCTGGCTGATCGACCGGCCCGAGGTGTTGTTGCTCGACGATCCGACCAAGGGTATCGACCTGTCGGCCAAGGCCGATCTGTTTGCGCTGATCCGCAAGCTCGCCGCCGAGGGCATGGGTATCGTGCTCTACTCGTCGGAGGACGCCGAACTGCTCAACAATGCCGACCGTATCCTCGTCTTCAACGGCGGCTCGGTACGGCGCGAACTCACCGGCGCGGACCGAACGCGCTACAATCTCTACCAGGCAGCATACGAGGCCGCGTGA